Proteins co-encoded in one Hyla sarda isolate aHylSar1 chromosome 4, aHylSar1.hap1, whole genome shotgun sequence genomic window:
- the LOC130368771 gene encoding zinc finger protein 585A-like — MAKEEADTLHEREGTCENAVNTRKQTTQTREKKYSGQKQCQCNDCGKSFTRKSSLIVHQRIHTGEKLFMCSECGKRFGLKSSMVRHMRTHTPKVQKICPECGKSFSRYPSLFQHQKVHRRERLYRCSYCEKSFMRASQLLVHQRIHKRRPLSERADCEENIHNMDRLRTQKNVVCLECGKSFQEYQSLMRHKQLHKVKSTSTVSTDRTEGFACDMSFYANEHYNASQSSQTVNVVEQITVGPFCAEKKTLEVEKRFLCIDCGKCFTRKSSLIVHQRIHTGEKLFMCSECGKRFGLKSSMVRHLKTHSSTIHLQQQKVHRREKLHKCPQCEKSFSRASQLIAHERSHKVKVCYSRSKSAGPSLRNSETDLFKDSSLEESHICLECGKSFRRQSAFIRHQRIHKGNSYLYTPYNGKHSNSQSVNKDDLEAPKQEKSIVTENSSLCLDKKSYIVIKYGANTDSKTSKEAKSFLCIDCGKCFTRKSSLIVHQRTHTGEKLFMCTDCGKRFSLKSSLVRHMRTHSPKILNICSDCGKCFTRYSSLFQHQKVHRREKSYKCPHCEKNFSQASQLLFHQRTHKVEKAHLNSETGEDSDVQDKLNCYVRDNCADEPHVCLEDRKHFMEESLLSAHIGNSEYCSYTDQEHNANSEIPHLGLEINCKPSEINLKNLKSQNIICNALSKVIETEKVVNFDCAIDNSICKPRLSSSKKAYQCIQCGKSFTRKSSLIVHQRIHTGEKHFKCTDCGKRFGFKSSLVRHLRTHTGQMFNVCSKCGIYFSRYCDLLLHLENHMGQLQSTCNALSKLEANDQQCQLTMQQPLNANKDDVTVPLMKKQESGIQEKNQRPYGSGEVLPNASTVKTFFDPLCKEKLKEGSLNVKQEKSENISADGEPNKSQKKKDVCTHPCTLYSGNELNILESFIKGCTEKTDQTGNHSEQPILNVLNNHNLGESIQNGSDKRLWRTQSKEERFLCSECGKNFTRKSSLIVHQRIHTGEKLFMCTECGKRFGLKSSMVRHMRIHNVKYFKCMACGKNFRDYSKFLEHQTSHSGELPYTEPQLSVH, encoded by the exons ATGGCTAAAGAAGAGGCTGATACTCTACATGAGAGAGAAGGGACATGTGAAAATGCAGTCAACACTAGGAAGCAAACTACTCAAACTAGAGAAAAAAAGTACAGTGGACAAAAACAATGCCAGTGTAATGATTGTGGAAAAAGCTTCACACGGAAGTCGTCCCTTATTGTACACCAGAGAatacacacaggggagaagctttTTATGTGCTCAGAGTGCGGTAAGAGATTTGGCCTCAAGTCTTCCATGGTCCGACACATGAGGACTCACACTCCAaaggttcaaaaaatctgtcctgAATGTGGCAAATCTTTTAGTCGCTATCCTAGTCTTTTTCAGCATCAGAAAGTTCACAGAAGGGAAAGACTCTATAGGTGTTCATACTGTGAGAAAAGCTTCATGCGAGCATCACAATTATTAgttcatcaaagaattcacaaacGGAGGCCACTGTCTGAAAGAGCCGACTGTGAGGAAAACATACATAACATGGACAGACTCCGCACCCAGAAGAATGTTGTATGCCTAGAGTGTGGGAAAAGTTTTCAAGAGTACCAATCTCTCATGAGACATAAGCAATTACATAAAG taaaatCTACTTCTACTGTCTCCACTGACAGAACTGAAGGATTTGCATGTGACATGTCCTTTTATGCAAATGAACATTATAATGCATCACAATCCTCTCAAACAGTAAATGTTGTAGAACAAATAACAGTTGGGCCATTTTGTGCCGAGAAGAAAACTCTTGAAGTAGAAAAACGTTTTTTGTGTATTGACTGCGGGAAATGCTTCACACGGAAATCATCCCTTATTGTACATCAGAGAATACACACTGGAGAGAAGCTGTTTATGTGCTCAGAATGTGGCAAACGATTTGGTCTTAAGTCTTCTATGGTCAGACACttaaaaactcactcttcaacaATACATCTCCAGCAGCAGAAGGTCCACAGAAGGGAGAAACTCCATAAATGTCCTCAGTGTGAGAAGAGCTTCTCTAGAGCTTCACAACTAATAGCTCACGAGAGAAGCCACAAAGTAAAAGTATGTTATTCAAGGTCCAAATCTGCAGGCCCTAGCCTCCGAAACAGTGAGACTGATCTGTTCAAAGATTCAAGTTTGGAAGAATCCCATATATGTCTTGAATGTGGAAAGTCCTTCAGAAGGCAAAGTGCATTTATAAGACATCAGAGAATACATAAAG GTAATAGTTACCTATATACTCCCTACAATGGAAAACATAGTAATTCCCAGTCAGTAAATAAAGATGACCTGGAAGCACCCAAGCAAGAAAAGTCTATTGTTACAGAGAATTCCAGTCTATGCCTagataaaaaaagttatattgtGATTAAGTATGGAGCTAACACAGATTCGAAAACCAGCAAGGAGGCAAAAAGCTTCTTGTGTATTGACTGTGGAAAATGTTTCACACGGAAGTCATCCCTTATTGTACATCAGAgaacacacacaggagagaagctttTTATGTGCACAGATTGTGGAAAGAGGTTTAGCCTAAAATCCTCATTGGTCAGACACATGAGAACGCACTCTCCAAAAATCCTCAATATCTGTTCAGATTGTGGCAAGTGCTTTACACGCTACTCCAGCCTCTTCCAGCACCAGAAAGTCCACAGGAGAGAGAAATCCTATAAATGTCCTCATTGTGAAAAGAACTTTTCTCAAGCTTCACAACTTCTGTTTCATCAGAGGACACACAAAGTAGAGAAGGCCcatctaaattcagagactggaGAAGATTCTGATGTTCAGGACAAACTGAACTGTTATGTAAGAGACAACTGTGCAGACGAGCCTCATGTATGCCTGGAAGACAGGAAACACTTCATGGAAGAAAGTCTGTTGAGTGCACACATAG GTAACAGTGAATACTGCAGTTATACAGATCAGGAGCACAATGCAAATTCTGAAATTCCACATTTAGGTCTTGAAATCAATTGCAAACCATCAGAAATCAACTTGAAAAACTTGAAGTCACAAAATATTATTTGTAATGCATTGTCAAAAGTAATTGAGACTGAGAAAGTGGTGAACTTTGACTGTGCCATAGATAACTCCATTTGTAAGCCACGATTGTCCAGTAGCAAAAAGGCCTATCAATGTATCCAGTGTGGGAAAAGTTTTACTCGAAAATCTTCTCTTATTGTCCATCAGAGAATACACACCGGAGAGAAACATTTTAAATGCACAGACTGTGGGAAGAGATTTGGATTTAAGTCCTCTCTGGTCAGACATCTAAGAACCCACACTGGCCAGATGTTTAATGTCTGCTCGAAATGTGGTATATATTTCAGTCGATACTGCGATTTGTTATTACACTTAGAAAATCATATGG GGCAGTTGCAGTCTACTTGCAATGCTTTGTCAAAACTAGAGGCAAACGATCAGCAATGCCAGCTTACCATGCAGCAGCCTCTGAATGCAAATAAAGATGATGTGACAGTGCCTCTAATGAAGAAACAAGAGTCAGGCATACAAGAAAAGAACCAGAGACCTTATGGTTCTGGAGAAGTACTACCTAATGCCTCTACTGTAAAAACGTTTTTCGATCCACTttgtaaagaaaaattaaaagaagGGTCACTTAATGTAAAACAAGAGAAATCTGAAAATATCTCTGCAG ATGGAGAGCCTAATAAGAGCCAAAAGAAGAAAGACGTATGCACACATCCATGCACTCTTTACAGTGGAAATGAACTTAACATTTTAGAATCTTTCATTAAAGGATGTACAGAGAAAACTGATCAAACTGGAAATCATTCAGAGCAACCTATATTAAATGTGCTGAATAATCATAATTTAGGAGAAAGCATCCAGAATGGATCTGATAAAAGGCTATGGAGAACTCAGTCAAAGGAAGAGCGCTTTTTGTGTTCAGAGTGTGGAAAAAACTTCACTCGGAAGTCGTCCCTTATTGTGCACCAGAGAatacacacaggggagaagctctTCATGTGCACAGAATGTGGCAAGAGGTTTGGACTGAAGTCTTCTATGGTCCGACACATGAGGATTCACAACGTTAAATATTTTAAATGCATGGCATGTGGGAAAAACTTCAGGGACTATTCTAAGTTCTTGGAACATCAGACAAGTCACTCAGGGGAGTTGCCCTATACAGAACCACAGCTATCAGTGCATTAA
- the LOC130368776 gene encoding TRPM8 channel-associated factor homolog — translation MAVNEDYHALVQGIGSVNFSGNSIPCKLLLTGDSAFPVLASPGKHVLIAASKYGKGRVVVLGHEAFLNLPQIMDFLKKAISWLKPSPEAIIGVENNLGHLEQTLIASGHKVEKVSGVKKDLGVLCMSGYNDSQAKEVVSFVKEGGGLLIGAQAWHWAQSNKQDNVLCHFPGNKITSVSGIYFTGQVGEIGNFNVSEKIPWCPFDKDVNFSADLKHLMQGVSNVDISGGSVPSELLLHGPLTFPIGLTKSNQCFFAAAYYGRGRVVVGTHEGYLCKPQLKPFWLNAVSWLDMGRQGKIGVVSQLKSFANILQTEGFQCAVSNLVPDLSVYCCTSYSDAEAEKIQQFVAEGGGLLIVGHAWYWSYSHPNVLSQYPGNKVLNKLGISILGATVPQGIYPVLDPQAEATTYHFPRAICQLLCDLKSGVELKPPLSNWLSKLRQDVSTFMRLPASPLILSLQEELVHLVHNCSVPSVSKQHPAKSCSKEAFMMCLAQEVTCLDKLECDCGPCKPPVTVQIDATNPGPDAWRSLGLYLPPRKTATLVFPASAVGKGLQVQIGCHSDNLSGANEYCRAPVVVHRKGVVNEKVSISCAWGGLLYVIVKGKSQLGNVRISVQGVELAPMFIKGKISRSSWVDKNRHHPAPWAELITENIILTVPSDVIRSLDDPDALMSQWDKIMEAIADLASTPKKFLRPERFVTDVQISAGWMHAGYPIMCHLPSATALVSLENIKKGLWGPVHELGHNQQRGAWEFPPHTTEATCNLWSVYVHETVLGIPRDKAHPNLKPEARENRVKQYVKNGANLAQWSVWIALETYLQLQEGFGWDPFKQVFAEYQTLTNVSKNKNVKMNLWAEKFSHAVNKNLVPFFKAWGWPIDDATNNKLSTLPEWDKDPMKSYVSSK, via the exons ATGGCTGTTAATGAAGATTACCACGCACTGGTCCAAGGCATCGGTAGTGTGAATTTCTCTGGTAACAGTATACCATGCAAACTTCTCCTGACTGGTGACAGTGCTTTTCCCGTTTTGGCAAGTCCTGGAAAACATGTTCTCATTGCTGCTTCCAAGTATGGGAAAGGCCGAGTCGTGGTCTTGGGCCACGAGGCATTCTTGAATCTGCCACAAATTATGGATTTCTTAAAAAAGGCAATATCTTGGCTGAAACCTTCCCCAGAAGCCATAATAGGTGTAGAAAACAACCTGGGTCATTTGGAACAGACTCTTATTGCCTCTGGACACAAGGTTGAAAAGGTCTCTGGTGTGAAGAAGGATCTAGGCGTTCTGTGTATGAGTGGAtataatgacagtcaggctaaaGAAGTAGTCTCCTTTGTAAAAGAAGGAGGAGGTCTTCTCATTGGAGCTCAAGCCTGGCACTGGGCACAGTCCAACAAGCAAGACAATGTTTTGTGTCATTTTCCTGGGAACAAAATAACGTCTGTCTCTGGGATATATTTTACTGGTCAGGTTGGAGAAATAGGGAATTTTAATGTGAGTGAAAAAATACCCTGGTGCCCCTTTGATAAAGA TGTGAACTTTTCAGCAGATTTAAAGCATCTGATGCAAGGTGTTAGCAATGTGGATATTAGCGGAGGCAGTGTCCCCTCAGAACTGCTTCTTCATGGGCCTCTGACCTTTCCAATTGGTCTAACCAAGAGTAACCAGTGCTTTTTTGCCGCAGCATATTACGGCAGAGGTCGTGTGGTTGTGGGGACACATGAAGGCTATCTATGCAAACCACAGCTTAAACCCTTCTGGCTCAATGCCGTCTCTTGGCTGGATATGGGAAGACAAGGAAAGATTGGTGTTGTCAGTCAACTGAAGAGTTTTGCCAACATCCTACAGACTGAAGGCTTTCAGTGTGCGGTGTCGAACTTAGTTCCGGATCTCAGTGTGTACTGCTGTACATCATACAGTGACGCCGAGGCCGAAAAAATCCAACAGTTTGTGGCAGAGGGTGGAGGCCTGCTTATTGTTGGACATGCCTGGTACTGGTCTTACTCTCATCCAAATGTGCTTTCCCAATATCCAGGAAACAAAGTCCTCAATAAGCTTGGAATCAGCATTTTGGGCGCAACAGTTCCTCAGGGCATTTATCCAGTTTTGGATCCTCAAGCAGAAGCTACTACCTACCATTTTCCAAGAGCAATCTGTCAACTTTTATGTGACTTAAAGAGTGGGGTTGAGCTGAAACCACCACTGAGCAACTGGCTGTCTAAACTCCGGCAAGATGTTTCTACTTTCATGAGATTGCCAGCCAGCCCTCTTATTTTATCTCTACAGGAAGAACTTGTACACCTAGTCCATAATTGTAGTGTCCCCTCTGTCAGCAAACAGCATCCAGCAAAAAGCTGTTCCAAGGAGGCCTTCATGATGTGTCTGGCCCAAGAAGTTACCTGTCTAGATAAACTAGAATGTGACTGCGGTCCGTGCAAACCCCCGGTCACAGTGCAGATTGATGCCACGAACCCCG GTCCTGATGCCTGGAGAAGTCTTGGACTCTATTTACCTCCTCGGAAAACTGCAACACTTGTGTTTCCAGCCTCAGCTGTGGGTAAAGGTCTCCAG GTACAGATCGGCTGTCACTCAGATAATCTTAGCGGTGCAAATGAGTACTGTCGTGCGCCAGTGGTGGTGCACAGGAAGGGTGTGGTTAATGAGAAGGTTTCAATATCTTGTGCCTGGGGTGGACTTCTATATGTTATTGTCAAAGGCAAGAGTCAACTGGGTAATGTTCGGATTTCAGTACAAGGAGTGGAACTAGCGCCTATGTTTATAAAGG GAAAGATAAGTCGCTCATCTTGGGTGGACAAAAATCGTCATCATCCAGCTCCTTGGGCTGAACTCATCACAGAAAACATTATCCTTACTGTCCCCTCCGATGTGATCCGCTCACTGGATGATCCAGATGCTTTAATGTCTCAGTGGGATAAGATCATGGAAGCAATAGCTGATCTTGCATCAACTCCAAAGAAGTTTCTACgcccagaaagatttgtaaccgATGTCCAAATATCAGCAG GTTGGATGCATGCTGGATACCCAATAATGTGTCATTTGCCATCAGCAACTGCATTAGTAAGCCTTGAGAATATAAAGAAAGGTCTGTGGGGGCCTGTACATGAACTTGGCCACAACCAGCAGAGAGGAGCTTGGGAATTCCCTCCTCACACCACAGAAGCCACCTGTAACCTGTGGTCAGTATATGTGCATGAAACAGTGCTAGGAATCCCAAGGGATAAAGCTCATCCAAATCTAAAGCCAGAAGCAAGAGAAAACAGAGTCAAGCAGTATGTCAAAAATGGAGCCAATCTAGCACAATGGAGTGTATGGATAGcacttgagacttatcttcag CTACAAGAGGGCTTTGGTTGGGACCCATTTAAACAAGTTTTTGCAGAGTACCAAACATTGACAAATGTCAGCAAAAACAAGAATGTTAAGATGAATCTTTGGGCGGAGAAGTTTTCTCATGCAGTCAATAAAAACCTGGTACCATTCTTCAAGGCCTGGGGATGGCCTATTGATGATGCCACTAACAATAAACTGTCCACGTTGCCAGAATGGGACAAAGATCCTATGAAATCTTATGTCAGTTCAAAGTAA